A single Methylobacterium sp. 17Sr1-1 DNA region contains:
- a CDS encoding PAS domain S-box protein → MSRPPDPPTALCDPDRLAALDSYAILDTLPERGFDDVVRLAGRLCDAPVALVSLVAGTRQWFKARTGFPLPQTDLGRSVCAHALAQPDSLLVIPDLTRDPRTRDNPLVTADPGIRFYAGAPLRTPEGHVLGTLCVIDYVPRPEGLTAGEADDLRALARQVMGLLALRRANAQQEAALRAARATEERYRRAAQATNDAIWDWDFSTDHVLWNEALEAAYGHTLADVAPTGAWWIDHIHPDDRARIDASIHAVIDGTGTAWRDEYRFRRADGTFAHVFDRGSVIRDEAGRAVRMIGAMLDLTERRRAEAERRESERRLDLERGLLEAVFRQAPVGISVAGLGPGAPNLINAQAEAILGHALGEAGLTRYGSFCAVHADGRAYVPDEYPSLRALRDGAVVTAEAMRYRHAATGALRLLEVSSSPVRDEDGTIRAAVTVFLDVTEQRDAEAALRRLALVAEQSSDFIAIADADGVIDYVNPAGRTLVGVSEDAAPEARLTDFFPSDDLPFAEGTILPAIRAGGSWSGEFRLRNLATGAVTPVRYSLFPLRGPGGAFEGFAAVSHDISARKAAEAQQEILNRELSHRLKNTLAMVQAIAVQTLRNATDPAAAREALVARLVALGKAHDILLTGEGESASLRAVLAGALAIHDDGRPGRFRLAGPPVPCGAPAALSLALMTHELATNAVKYGALRVPDGYVTLDWTVGGAGAPVLALRWQEHGGPPVTPPARKGFGSRLIERGLAGTVDGEVATHYPPEGVVCTLTAPLAELQREE, encoded by the coding sequence ATGTCACGCCCTCCCGATCCGCCGACCGCCCTGTGCGATCCCGATCGCCTCGCCGCGCTCGACTCCTACGCGATCCTCGACACCCTGCCCGAGCGGGGGTTCGACGACGTCGTGCGCCTGGCGGGCCGGCTCTGCGACGCGCCGGTCGCGCTGGTGAGCCTCGTCGCCGGCACCCGGCAATGGTTCAAGGCCCGGACGGGTTTTCCGCTGCCGCAGACCGATCTCGGCCGCTCGGTCTGCGCCCACGCCCTGGCGCAGCCGGATTCGCTCCTCGTCATCCCGGACCTGACCCGGGATCCCCGCACCCGCGACAACCCGCTCGTCACCGCCGATCCCGGCATCCGGTTCTATGCCGGGGCGCCTCTGCGCACGCCGGAGGGCCACGTGCTCGGCACGCTCTGCGTGATCGACTACGTCCCGCGGCCGGAGGGCCTGACCGCGGGCGAGGCTGACGACCTGCGGGCGCTGGCGCGCCAGGTGATGGGCCTGCTGGCGCTCCGCCGGGCGAATGCGCAGCAGGAGGCGGCCTTGCGGGCGGCGCGGGCCACCGAGGAGCGCTACCGCCGGGCGGCGCAGGCGACGAACGACGCGATCTGGGACTGGGACTTCTCCACCGACCACGTCCTGTGGAACGAGGCGCTCGAGGCCGCCTACGGTCACACGCTCGCCGATGTCGCGCCGACCGGCGCGTGGTGGATCGACCACATCCATCCCGACGACCGCGCCCGGATCGACGCCTCGATCCACGCCGTCATCGACGGGACCGGGACGGCATGGCGCGACGAGTACCGCTTCCGGCGCGCCGACGGCACGTTCGCCCACGTCTTCGACCGCGGCTCGGTGATCCGCGACGAGGCCGGCCGGGCGGTGCGGATGATCGGCGCCATGCTCGACCTCACCGAGCGCCGGCGCGCCGAGGCCGAGCGGCGCGAATCCGAGCGCCGGCTCGACCTGGAGCGCGGCCTGCTCGAAGCGGTGTTTCGGCAGGCGCCGGTCGGCATCTCGGTCGCGGGCCTCGGCCCGGGCGCGCCGAACCTGATCAACGCCCAGGCCGAGGCGATCCTCGGCCACGCCCTCGGCGAGGCCGGGCTCACCCGCTACGGGTCCTTCTGCGCCGTGCACGCCGACGGGCGCGCCTACGTCCCCGACGAGTACCCTTCCCTGCGCGCCCTGCGGGACGGCGCGGTGGTGACCGCCGAGGCGATGCGCTACCGCCACGCGGCGACCGGAGCGCTTCGCCTGCTCGAAGTCTCCAGCAGCCCGGTGCGGGACGAGGACGGGACGATCCGCGCGGCGGTGACGGTCTTCCTCGACGTGACCGAGCAGCGCGATGCCGAGGCGGCGCTCCGCCGCCTCGCCCTCGTCGCCGAGCAGTCGAGCGACTTCATCGCCATCGCCGATGCGGACGGGGTCATCGACTACGTCAACCCGGCCGGCCGGACCCTGGTGGGGGTGAGCGAGGACGCGGCGCCGGAGGCGCGCCTGACCGATTTCTTCCCGTCCGACGACCTGCCCTTCGCCGAGGGCACGATCCTGCCCGCCATCCGGGCCGGCGGGAGCTGGAGCGGCGAGTTCCGCCTGCGCAACCTCGCCACCGGGGCCGTCACGCCGGTGCGCTACAGCCTGTTTCCCCTGCGCGGACCCGGCGGTGCGTTCGAGGGCTTCGCGGCGGTGAGTCACGACATCTCGGCCCGCAAGGCGGCGGAGGCGCAGCAGGAGATCCTCAACCGCGAGCTGAGCCACCGGCTCAAGAACACCCTGGCGATGGTGCAGGCCATCGCGGTGCAGACCCTGCGCAACGCCACCGACCCGGCGGCCGCCCGCGAGGCGCTGGTGGCCCGGCTGGTGGCGCTGGGCAAGGCGCACGACATCCTGCTCACCGGCGAGGGCGAGAGCGCCTCCTTGCGGGCGGTGCTCGCGGGCGCGCTCGCCATCCACGACGACGGCCGGCCCGGCCGCTTCCGGCTCGCCGGACCGCCGGTGCCGTGCGGGGCGCCGGCGGCCCTCTCCCTCGCCCTGATGACGCACGAGCTCGCCACCAACGCGGTCAAGTACGGGGCCCTGCGTGTCCCCGACGGCTACGTCACCCTCGACTGGACGGTCGGCGGCGCGGGCGCGCCGGTCCTGGCCCTGCGCTGGCAGGAGCATGGCGGTCCGCCGGTGACGCCGCCCGCCCGCAAAGGGTTCGGGTCGCGCCTGATCGAACGGGGGCTGGCCGGCACCGTCGACGGCGAGGTCGCCACGCATTACCCGCCCGAGGGGGTGGTGTGCACCCTGACGGCGCCGTTGGCGGAGCTGCAGCGGGAGGAGTGA
- a CDS encoding formimidoylglutamate deiminase, giving the protein MTVLHAAQGLTPTGWQADLRLTVEAGRFASVEAGRRPEPGDTRVAVLVPGLPNLHSHAFQRGMAGLAERRGPSSDTFWTWRETMYRFALRMSPDEAEAVAAQAYVEMLESGFTRVGEFHYLHHAPDGRPYANVAEMAGRIAAAASLAGLRLSLLPVLYRWSNFGGLAPTEGQRRFVSDLDLFARLVEDSRTALAALPGATLGVAPHSLRAVTPEDLSAAVALAGSGPVHIHAAEQVREVEECEAWSGARPVQWLLDHAGLDSRWCLIHATHMTADETARFAESGAVAGLCPVTEASLGDGIFPAPGFVAAGGRYGVGTDSNVLVGAADELRQLEYAQRLGNRQRNVLAAPGASTGRALFEAGLAGGTQALAAERGGLAAGAPADCVALSGTDPALIERHGDALLDGWIFAAGSRAVDAVWVDGRQVVADGRHVAREAVAARYAGVLRRLMAE; this is encoded by the coding sequence ATGACCGTACTGCACGCAGCTCAAGGTCTGACGCCCACGGGCTGGCAGGCGGATCTCCGGCTCACGGTGGAGGCGGGCCGGTTCGCCTCCGTCGAGGCCGGCCGGAGGCCTGAGCCGGGCGACACGCGGGTGGCGGTGCTGGTGCCGGGCCTGCCGAACCTGCACAGCCACGCCTTCCAGCGCGGCATGGCCGGGCTCGCCGAGCGGCGGGGGCCGTCCTCCGACACGTTCTGGACCTGGCGCGAGACGATGTACCGCTTCGCCCTGCGGATGAGCCCGGACGAGGCCGAGGCGGTGGCCGCACAGGCCTATGTCGAGATGCTCGAATCCGGCTTCACCCGGGTCGGCGAGTTCCACTACCTGCACCACGCGCCCGACGGGCGGCCCTACGCCAACGTCGCCGAGATGGCCGGGCGGATCGCCGCCGCGGCGTCGCTCGCGGGGCTTCGCCTGTCGCTGCTGCCCGTGCTCTACCGCTGGTCGAACTTCGGCGGGCTCGCGCCGACGGAGGGCCAGCGCCGCTTCGTCAGCGACCTCGACCTGTTCGCCCGCCTCGTCGAAGACTCCCGCACCGCTCTGGCGGCTCTCCCCGGGGCGACGCTCGGCGTCGCGCCCCACAGCCTGCGGGCGGTGACGCCGGAGGATCTCTCCGCCGCGGTGGCGCTCGCGGGCAGCGGACCGGTCCACATCCACGCCGCCGAGCAGGTGCGCGAGGTGGAGGAGTGCGAGGCCTGGTCCGGCGCCCGGCCGGTGCAGTGGCTCCTCGATCATGCGGGGCTCGATTCCCGCTGGTGCCTGATCCACGCCACCCACATGACGGCGGACGAGACCGCCCGGTTCGCGGAGAGCGGCGCCGTCGCGGGCCTGTGCCCGGTGACGGAGGCCAGCCTCGGCGACGGCATCTTCCCCGCCCCCGGCTTCGTCGCGGCCGGCGGGCGCTACGGGGTGGGCACCGATTCGAACGTGCTGGTCGGCGCCGCCGACGAATTGCGCCAGCTCGAATACGCCCAGCGCCTCGGGAACCGGCAGCGCAACGTGCTCGCCGCGCCCGGCGCCTCGACCGGACGGGCACTGTTCGAGGCCGGCCTCGCCGGCGGCACCCAGGCGCTCGCGGCGGAGAGGGGAGGGCTCGCGGCCGGGGCGCCGGCCGATTGCGTCGCGCTGTCCGGGACGGACCCGGCCCTGATCGAGCGCCACGGCGACGCGCTCCTCGACGGCTGGATCTTTGCGGCGGGCTCGCGGGCGGTCGACGCGGTGTGGGTGGACGGCCGCCAGGTGGTCGCGGACGGGCGGCACGTGGCCCGGGAGGCGGTGGCGGCCCGCTATGCGGGGGTGCTGCGGCGGTTGATGGCGGAGTGA
- the hutI gene encoding imidazolonepropionase: MSGSEGVPQVWRNVRLATFASGLPGIGAVEKAALAIRDGRILFAGPEADLPGAALAGAEVIDGEGRWITPGLIDCHTHLVWAGDRAHEFELRLAGASYEEVARAGGGIVSSVGSLRAASEDDLVRQTLPRLDALIAEGVTTVEVKSGYGLDLLSERKALRAARRLGQMRPVGIRTTFLGAHALPPEAGGDKDAYIAEVADRMLPALAAEGLVDAVDAFCEGLAFSPDQVARVFDRAQALSLPVKLHADQLSNLGGAALAARYRALSADHLEHTDESGAAAMARSGTVAVLLPGAYYFIRETKLPPVALFRQHGVPMAVATDANPGTSPLTSLLLAMNMAATLFRLTVDECLAGTTREAARALGILSETGTLETAKRADLAVWSVERPAELVYRMGFNPLHARIRGTR; the protein is encoded by the coding sequence ATGAGCGGGAGTGAAGGCGTGCCGCAGGTCTGGCGCAACGTCCGGCTCGCCACCTTCGCAAGCGGCCTCCCCGGCATCGGCGCGGTGGAGAAGGCGGCGCTCGCGATCCGCGACGGCCGCATCCTGTTCGCAGGGCCCGAGGCCGACCTGCCGGGCGCGGCGCTCGCCGGGGCCGAGGTGATCGACGGCGAGGGCCGCTGGATCACCCCGGGGCTGATCGACTGCCACACCCACCTCGTCTGGGCCGGCGACCGGGCGCACGAATTCGAGCTGCGTCTCGCCGGGGCCTCCTACGAGGAGGTGGCGCGGGCCGGCGGCGGCATCGTCTCCTCGGTCGGCTCCTTACGCGCGGCGAGCGAGGACGACCTCGTGCGCCAGACCCTGCCGCGGCTCGACGCGCTGATCGCGGAGGGCGTCACCACCGTCGAGGTGAAGTCGGGCTACGGCCTCGATTTGCTGAGCGAGCGCAAGGCGCTCCGCGCCGCCCGGCGGCTCGGGCAGATGCGGCCGGTCGGCATCCGCACCACCTTCCTCGGCGCCCATGCCCTGCCGCCGGAGGCCGGCGGCGACAAGGACGCGTATATCGCGGAGGTCGCGGACAGGATGCTGCCGGCGCTGGCCGCGGAAGGCCTCGTCGACGCGGTCGACGCGTTCTGCGAGGGGCTGGCCTTCTCGCCCGATCAGGTCGCCCGGGTGTTCGACCGGGCGCAAGCCTTGAGCCTGCCGGTGAAGCTCCACGCCGACCAGCTCTCGAATCTCGGCGGCGCCGCGCTCGCCGCGCGCTACCGCGCGCTCTCGGCCGACCACCTCGAGCACACCGACGAATCCGGTGCCGCCGCGATGGCGCGGAGCGGCACCGTCGCGGTGCTGCTGCCGGGCGCCTACTACTTCATCCGCGAGACCAAGCTGCCGCCGGTGGCGCTCTTCCGCCAGCACGGCGTGCCGATGGCGGTCGCGACGGATGCCAATCCCGGTACCTCGCCGCTGACCTCGCTGCTGCTCGCCATGAACATGGCCGCGACCCTGTTCCGCCTCACCGTCGACGAGTGCCTGGCCGGCACCACCCGCGAGGCCGCCCGCGCCCTCGGGATCCTGTCGGAGACCGGCACCCTCGAAACGGCCAAGCGCGCCGACCTCGCGGTGTGGTCGGTCGAGCGGCCGGCCGAGCTCGTCTACCGCATGGGCTTCAACCCGCTCCACGCCCGCATCCGGGGGACACGATGA
- the hutH gene encoding histidine ammonia-lyase, which produces MTETITLVPGAVPLAGWRAVYRGAPAVLDPACAPAVAESAAAVARILARGEPVYGINTGFGKLASVRIDAADLATLQRNIVLSHAAGVGEPSPVPVVRLMLALKLASLAQGASGVQPATLDLLGAMLARDVIPVVPCQGSVGASGDLAPLAHMAAVMIGVGEAVTPAGRLPAAEALAAAGLAPASLGPKEGLALLNGTQFSTANALAGLFEAETLLRTALVAGALATDAARGSDAPFDPRIHLLRRHRGQIETAAALRALMAGSAIRASHLVGDERVQDPYCLRCQPQVMGACLDLLRQAAETLATEANGVSDNPLIFPETDEALSGGNFHAEPVAFAADMIAMALCEIGSLSERRIAMLVDPALSGLPAFLTPRPGLNSGFMIPQVTAAALVSENKQRAMPASVDSIPTSANQEDHVSMAAHGARRLMPMAENAAAVVAIEVLAAAQGCDFHAPLTSSPALEAVRARLRAEVPPLDDDRHFHPDIAAALALVRDGSLVAAVDGVPLPVLG; this is translated from the coding sequence ATGACCGAGACGATCACCCTCGTGCCGGGCGCGGTGCCGCTCGCCGGCTGGCGCGCGGTCTATCGCGGCGCTCCGGCCGTCCTCGATCCCGCCTGCGCCCCGGCGGTCGCCGAGAGCGCGGCGGCGGTCGCGCGCATCCTCGCCCGGGGCGAGCCGGTCTACGGCATCAACACGGGCTTCGGGAAGCTCGCGAGCGTGCGCATCGACGCCGCCGACCTCGCGACGCTCCAGCGCAACATCGTGCTCTCCCACGCCGCCGGCGTCGGCGAGCCGAGCCCGGTGCCGGTGGTACGCCTGATGCTGGCGCTCAAGCTCGCGAGCCTGGCGCAGGGCGCGTCGGGCGTGCAGCCCGCCACCCTCGACCTGCTGGGGGCGATGCTCGCCCGGGACGTGATCCCGGTGGTGCCGTGCCAGGGCTCGGTCGGCGCCTCGGGCGACCTCGCGCCGCTCGCCCACATGGCGGCCGTCATGATCGGCGTCGGCGAGGCCGTCACCCCCGCCGGCCGCCTGCCCGCCGCCGAGGCCCTGGCGGCGGCCGGCCTCGCGCCGGCCTCGCTCGGGCCGAAGGAGGGCCTCGCGCTCCTCAACGGCACCCAGTTCTCGACCGCCAACGCGCTCGCCGGCCTGTTCGAGGCCGAGACCCTGCTGCGCACCGCCCTCGTCGCCGGGGCGCTCGCCACCGACGCGGCCCGGGGCTCCGACGCGCCGTTCGATCCGCGCATCCACCTGCTTCGCCGCCACCGCGGTCAGATCGAGACCGCCGCGGCGCTCCGGGCGCTGATGGCCGGCAGCGCCATCCGGGCCTCGCACCTCGTCGGCGACGAGCGGGTGCAGGACCCCTACTGCCTGCGCTGCCAGCCGCAGGTGATGGGCGCCTGCCTCGACCTGCTGCGCCAGGCCGCCGAGACGCTCGCGACGGAGGCGAACGGCGTCTCCGACAATCCCCTCATCTTCCCGGAGACCGACGAGGCCCTGTCCGGCGGCAACTTCCACGCCGAGCCGGTGGCCTTCGCCGCCGACATGATCGCCATGGCTTTGTGCGAGATCGGCTCGCTGTCCGAGCGGCGCATCGCCATGCTGGTCGATCCGGCGCTCTCGGGCCTGCCGGCCTTCCTGACGCCGAGGCCGGGGCTGAATTCCGGCTTCATGATCCCCCAGGTGACCGCCGCGGCTTTGGTCTCCGAGAACAAGCAGCGGGCGATGCCGGCGAGCGTCGATTCGATCCCGACCTCCGCCAACCAGGAGGACCACGTCTCGATGGCCGCCCACGGCGCCCGCCGCCTGATGCCGATGGCCGAGAACGCCGCCGCGGTGGTGGCGATCGAGGTGCTGGCCGCGGCGCAGGGCTGCGACTTCCACGCGCCGCTGACCTCCAGCCCGGCGCTCGAGGCGGTGCGGGCGCGGCTGCGCGCCGAGGTGCCGCCTCTCGACGACGACCGGCATTTCCACCCCGACATCGCGGCGGCGCTGGCGCTGGTGCGGGATGGGAGCCTGGTCGCGGCGGTCGACGGCGTGCCGCTGCCTGTTCTCGGCTGA
- the hutU gene encoding urocanate hydratase: MTRIDNARIVRAPHGPDLTAKSWLTEAPLRMLMNNLDPDVAERPGELVVYGGIGRAARDWASFDRIVAALRDLDDDQTLLVQSGKPVGVFRTHADAPRVLIANSNLVPHWATWEHFHELDRKGLMMYGQMTAGSWIYIGSQGIVQGTYETFVEMGRQHYAGDLSGRWILTAGLGGMGGAQTLAATMAGASCLAVEAQASRIEFRLRTGYVDVQARDLDHALALIEESCRAKTPRSVALLGNAAEIFSELYARGVRPDCVTDQTSAHDPVNGYLPAGWTVAEWEAKRETDPAAVAAAAKRSMAVHVRAMLDFHRAGVPVVDYGNNIRQMALEEGVEDAFAFPGFVPAYIRPLFCRGVGPFRWCALSGDPEDIYRTDAKVKELLPDNHHLHRWLDMAREKIRFQGLPARICWVGLGDRHRLGLAFNEMVRKGELKAPIVIGRDHLDSGSVASPNRETEAMRDGSDAVSDWPLLNALLNTASGATWVSLHHGGGVGMGFSQHAGMVIVCDGSEAADRRLERVLWNDPATGVMRHADAGYEDAVACAREHGLDLPSLG, from the coding sequence ATGACCCGCATCGACAACGCCCGCATCGTCCGTGCCCCCCACGGCCCGGACCTCACCGCCAAGAGCTGGCTCACCGAGGCGCCGCTCCGGATGCTGATGAACAACCTCGATCCCGACGTCGCCGAGCGGCCGGGCGAGCTGGTGGTCTATGGCGGCATCGGCCGGGCGGCGCGGGACTGGGCGAGCTTCGACCGCATCGTGGCGGCGCTGAGGGACCTCGACGACGACCAGACCCTGCTGGTGCAATCGGGCAAGCCGGTCGGGGTGTTCCGCACCCACGCGGATGCCCCCCGGGTGCTGATCGCCAACTCGAATCTCGTGCCGCACTGGGCGACCTGGGAGCATTTCCACGAGCTCGATCGCAAGGGCCTGATGATGTACGGCCAGATGACGGCCGGGTCCTGGATCTATATCGGCAGCCAGGGCATCGTGCAGGGCACCTACGAGACCTTCGTCGAGATGGGCCGCCAGCACTATGCCGGCGACCTGTCGGGCCGCTGGATCCTGACGGCGGGCTTAGGGGGCATGGGCGGCGCGCAGACGCTTGCCGCCACCATGGCGGGCGCCTCCTGCCTCGCCGTCGAAGCGCAGGCCTCGCGCATCGAGTTCCGCCTGCGCACCGGGTACGTCGACGTCCAGGCCCGCGACCTCGACCATGCCCTCGCGCTGATCGAGGAATCCTGCCGAGCGAAGACCCCGCGCTCGGTCGCCTTGCTCGGCAACGCGGCCGAGATCTTTTCGGAGCTCTACGCCCGCGGCGTGCGCCCCGACTGCGTCACCGACCAGACCTCGGCCCACGACCCCGTCAACGGCTACCTGCCGGCGGGCTGGACGGTCGCCGAGTGGGAGGCCAAGCGCGAGACCGACCCCGCTGCCGTCGCGGCGGCGGCCAAGCGCTCGATGGCGGTGCACGTGCGGGCGATGCTCGATTTCCACCGCGCCGGCGTGCCGGTCGTCGATTACGGCAACAACATCCGCCAGATGGCCCTGGAGGAGGGCGTCGAGGACGCCTTCGCCTTCCCGGGCTTCGTGCCGGCCTATATCCGCCCGCTCTTCTGCCGCGGCGTCGGCCCGTTCCGCTGGTGCGCCCTCTCCGGCGACCCGGAGGACATCTACCGCACCGACGCCAAGGTGAAGGAGCTTTTGCCCGACAACCACCATCTCCACCGCTGGCTCGACATGGCGCGGGAAAAGATCCGGTTCCAGGGCCTGCCGGCGCGGATCTGCTGGGTGGGCCTCGGCGACCGCCACCGCCTCGGCCTCGCCTTCAACGAGATGGTGCGCAAGGGCGAGCTGAAGGCCCCGATCGTCATCGGTCGCGACCACCTCGATTCCGGCTCGGTCGCCTCGCCGAACCGCGAGACGGAGGCGATGCGCGACGGCTCCGACGCGGTGTCCGACTGGCCGCTCCTGAACGCGCTCCTCAACACCGCGTCGGGCGCGACCTGGGTCTCGCTGCACCATGGCGGCGGGGTCGGGATGGGCTTCTCGCAGCATGCCGGCATGGTGATCGTCTGCGACGGCAGCGAGGCCGCCGACCGGCGCCTGGAGCGGGTGCTGTGGAACGACCCCGCCACCGGCGTGATGCGCCACGCCGATGCCGGCTACGAGGACGCGGTGGCGTGCGCCCGGGAGCACGGGCTGGACTTGCCGTCGCTCGGCTGA
- a CDS encoding replication initiator protein A, protein MSHRRNDQIDMVVPFVHFRDQRETMERPFFSIAKQKRLKEIDYTSPDGSVWVRVLPNQAYGMATIWDADILIWAASTICEMKKRGRNDIPRKLHFMPYDLLKGIGRETGGRQYKLLRDALFRLQSTSVRTNIRAEKAKRKERQFSWIDSFDDTIDEETNASRGMSITLSDWFYEGVLMDGGVLAIDPAYFGITGGRERWLYRIARKHAGGAGEGGFAISLPTLFEKSGAEGTYRRFKFEIAKIAKADELPGFVLRLEEKERGEPHLRMIRRDLVADEGLIEAAPKPKSGSTRTRKPKAASVLPLFRHLSDETIALCRKAHPGWDVYGLKTEFDHWLEGDATREPKHYESAFLGFAERFVRDAH, encoded by the coding sequence ATGAGCCATCGGCGCAACGACCAGATCGACATGGTGGTGCCCTTCGTGCACTTCCGCGACCAGCGGGAGACGATGGAGCGGCCGTTCTTCTCGATCGCCAAGCAGAAGCGCCTGAAGGAGATCGATTACACCAGCCCCGACGGCTCGGTCTGGGTGCGGGTGCTGCCGAACCAGGCCTACGGCATGGCGACGATCTGGGATGCCGACATCCTGATCTGGGCCGCCTCGACGATCTGCGAGATGAAGAAGCGCGGCCGCAACGACATCCCGCGCAAGCTCCACTTCATGCCCTACGACCTCCTGAAGGGCATCGGCCGCGAGACCGGCGGGCGCCAGTACAAGCTCCTGCGCGACGCGCTGTTTCGCCTGCAATCGACCTCGGTGCGCACCAACATCCGGGCCGAGAAGGCCAAGCGCAAGGAGCGCCAGTTCAGCTGGATCGACTCGTTCGACGACACGATCGACGAGGAGACCAATGCCAGCCGCGGCATGTCGATCACCCTGTCGGACTGGTTCTACGAGGGCGTGCTGATGGATGGCGGCGTGCTCGCCATCGACCCGGCCTATTTCGGCATCACCGGCGGGCGCGAGCGCTGGCTCTACCGCATCGCCCGCAAGCATGCCGGCGGGGCGGGGGAGGGGGGGTTCGCCATCAGCCTGCCGACGCTGTTCGAGAAGTCGGGCGCCGAAGGCACCTACCGCCGGTTCAAGTTCGAGATCGCCAAGATCGCCAAGGCGGACGAGCTGCCGGGCTTCGTCCTGCGGCTCGAGGAGAAGGAGCGCGGCGAGCCGCACCTGCGGATGATCCGCCGCGACCTCGTCGCCGACGAGGGGCTGATCGAGGCGGCCCCGAAGCCCAAGTCCGGCTCCACACGCACCCGCAAGCCGAAGGCCGCGTCCGTGCTGCCGCTCTTTCGCCACCTCTCCGACGAGACGATCGCGCTCTGCCGCAAGGCCCATCCGGGCTGGGACGTGTACGGGCTGAAGACCGAGTTCGACCACTGGCTCGAGGGCGACGCGACCCGCGAGCCGAAGCACTACGAGAGCGCCTTCCTGGGGTTCGCCGAGCGCTTCGTGCGCGACGCCCACTGA
- a CDS encoding DUF1236 domain-containing protein, producing MRLALAALLLATGVAAAHAQGTARGAQDGAARGEAIAGPVGAVVGGAIGAAVGTANSILGIDRRERFRIYAAGEHRPSFRHEGPVRVGTVLPPEGVVYYDVPPEFALKGINYTIVNDHPVLVEPGTRRIVEVID from the coding sequence ATGCGCCTCGCCCTCGCCGCCCTCCTCCTCGCCACCGGCGTCGCCGCCGCCCACGCCCAGGGCACCGCCCGCGGGGCGCAGGACGGCGCGGCGCGGGGCGAGGCGATCGCCGGGCCGGTCGGCGCGGTGGTGGGGGGCGCCATCGGCGCCGCGGTCGGCACGGCCAACAGCATCCTGGGCATCGACCGGCGCGAGCGCTTCCGCATCTACGCCGCCGGCGAGCACCGGCCGTCCTTCCGCCACGAGGGGCCGGTGCGCGTCGGCACGGTGCTGCCGCCCGAGGGCGTGGTCTATTACGACGTGCCGCCGGAATTCGCCCTCAAGGGCATCAACTACACCATCGTCAACGATCACCCGGTCCTGGTCGAGCCGGGCACGCGCCGCATCGTCGAGGTGATCGATTGA